A part of Rubrobacter calidifluminis genomic DNA contains:
- a CDS encoding TraR/DksA family transcriptional regulator, with product MKNEEIDEGFVTRQRERLERLREELVQRRRGMEEDERERSEEQQDVQPDSGDQSRYMFDREMDATIGERAARRLEDVERALEKIEEGTYGICDDTGQPIPRGRLEAMPEAIRTVEAQERFERERRPGR from the coding sequence GTGAAGAACGAAGAGATCGACGAGGGGTTCGTGACGCGTCAGCGAGAGAGGCTCGAGCGGCTGCGGGAAGAGCTCGTGCAGAGACGGCGCGGCATGGAGGAGGACGAGCGGGAGCGGAGCGAGGAGCAGCAGGACGTCCAGCCGGACTCTGGGGATCAGAGCCGATACATGTTCGATCGGGAGATGGACGCCACGATCGGGGAGCGTGCCGCCCGGCGCCTGGAGGACGTCGAACGGGCGCTGGAGAAGATCGAGGAGGGGACCTACGGGATCTGTGACGATACTGGACAGCCGATCCCGCGGGGGAGGCTGGAGGCGATGCCGGAGGCCATACGGACGGTCGAGGCACAGGAGAGGTTCGAGCGCGAGCGGCGCCCCGGACGTTAA
- a CDS encoding ArsA family ATPase: MRIILYTGKGGVGKTSVAAATALKAASGGKKVLVMSTDPAHSLSDSFDEEVGAEPREIVRGVWAQEMDHTTMVDRHWGEIQGYLKALFEWQGTDSLTAEDLAMLPGADEIFGLLLVREHCKGGIYDALILDAAPTGETLRLLSLPDQLSWYVEKIFPIQRRAARLARPFVRRAKSLPPMPDEEFFAAAQRFYDMLSEVKDMLADRESASVRLVVNPEKMVVAEARRSYTYLNLYDYGVDAVVVNRVLPEDVSDPYFDRWREAQKRHLAAIEESFSPLPIFRSKLFGREMFGVEALLELGDEIFGERDPLEVFSRGRVHRITRGQEGYEVSVPLPLARREDLELSKRGTELVVKVRGYRRNILLPDFMGRFEAGGASFEDGMLKVRLHDETR, from the coding sequence TTGCGGATCATACTGTACACGGGTAAGGGAGGCGTCGGGAAGACGAGCGTTGCGGCCGCGACCGCGCTGAAGGCGGCCTCGGGAGGGAAGAAGGTGCTCGTCATGAGCACCGACCCTGCGCACTCGCTCTCGGATTCCTTCGACGAGGAGGTTGGCGCGGAGCCGAGAGAGATCGTGCGGGGCGTGTGGGCCCAGGAGATGGACCACACGACCATGGTCGATAGGCACTGGGGTGAGATACAGGGCTATCTGAAGGCCCTTTTCGAGTGGCAGGGGACCGATTCGCTGACGGCAGAGGATCTCGCGATGTTGCCGGGGGCGGATGAGATCTTTGGGCTCCTGCTGGTGAGGGAGCACTGCAAGGGGGGGATTTACGACGCCTTGATCCTGGACGCCGCGCCGACCGGGGAGACGTTGAGGCTACTCAGCCTGCCGGACCAGCTCAGCTGGTACGTGGAAAAGATCTTCCCGATACAGCGTCGAGCGGCGAGGCTGGCGAGGCCTTTCGTGCGACGGGCGAAGTCGCTGCCGCCCATGCCCGATGAAGAGTTTTTCGCCGCGGCCCAGAGGTTCTACGATATGCTCTCCGAGGTTAAGGACATGCTGGCCGACAGGGAGAGCGCCTCGGTGCGGCTGGTGGTCAACCCCGAGAAGATGGTCGTTGCGGAGGCAAGGCGATCCTACACCTACCTGAACCTCTACGACTACGGGGTGGATGCGGTGGTGGTGAACAGAGTGTTGCCCGAGGATGTCTCCGATCCTTACTTCGACCGCTGGCGTGAGGCTCAGAAAAGGCATCTTGCTGCGATAGAGGAGTCGTTCTCTCCGCTCCCTATATTCAGGTCCAAGCTCTTTGGCAGGGAGATGTTCGGCGTGGAGGCTCTATTGGAGCTCGGGGACGAGATATTCGGGGAGCGTGACCCCCTCGAAGTTTTCTCCAGGGGCAGGGTCCACCGGATAACCAGGGGACAGGAGGGATACGAGGTTTCTGTACCGCTGCCGCTGGCCAGGAGGGAGGATCTCGAGCTATCCAAGCGAGGGACGGAGCTGGTGGTGAAGGTGAGAGGATACAGGCGGAACATACTACTGCCAGACTTCATGGGTAGGTTTGAGGCCGGGGGTGCCAGCTTCGAGGACGGCATGCTAAAAGTGAGGTTGCATGACGAGACCCGGTAA
- the pdxS gene encoding pyridoxal 5'-phosphate synthase lyase subunit PdxS produces MAENEQVTGTFRVKSGMAQMLKGGVIMDVVNAEQAKIAEEAGAVAVMALERVPADIRAQGGVARMSDPEKIIEIQEAVTIPVMAKVRIGHFVEAQVLEALEVDYIDESEVLTPADETNHINKWDFTVPFVCGATNLGEALRRIGEGAAMIRSKGEAGTGNVVEAVRHMRAIVGGIRKLTTLGPEELMAEAKSLGAPYELVKWVAQNGKLPVVLFTAGGIATPADAALMMQLGADGVFVGSGIFKSSDPAKRAAAIVKATTNYDDPKAIAEVSRGLGEAMVGREMSELLEGERLATRGW; encoded by the coding sequence ATGGCGGAGAACGAGCAGGTCACCGGCACCTTCAGGGTGAAGAGCGGGATGGCCCAGATGCTCAAAGGTGGGGTCATCATGGACGTCGTGAACGCCGAGCAGGCCAAGATCGCCGAGGAGGCCGGGGCCGTGGCGGTCATGGCGCTGGAGAGGGTTCCGGCGGACATCCGGGCGCAGGGCGGGGTCGCCAGGATGAGCGACCCGGAGAAGATAATCGAGATCCAGGAAGCCGTCACCATCCCGGTGATGGCGAAGGTGCGCATCGGACACTTCGTCGAGGCGCAGGTTCTCGAGGCACTCGAGGTGGACTACATCGACGAGTCGGAGGTCTTGACCCCGGCGGACGAGACCAACCACATAAACAAGTGGGACTTCACGGTTCCCTTCGTGTGTGGGGCGACGAACCTCGGGGAGGCTCTCCGGCGCATCGGGGAGGGGGCGGCGATGATCCGCTCCAAGGGCGAGGCCGGAACCGGGAACGTCGTGGAGGCCGTCAGGCACATGCGGGCGATCGTGGGCGGGATAAGGAAGCTCACCACGCTCGGTCCTGAGGAGCTGATGGCCGAGGCGAAGTCTCTCGGGGCGCCGTACGAGCTGGTCAAGTGGGTGGCACAGAACGGGAAGCTCCCGGTGGTGCTCTTCACCGCCGGTGGGATCGCCACGCCGGCGGATGCCGCCTTGATGATGCAGCTCGGGGCGGATGGCGTCTTCGTGGGGAGCGGGATCTTCAAGAGCTCCGACCCCGCGAAACGGGCGGCGGCGATCGTGAAGGCGACGACCAACTACGACGATCCGAAGGCCATCGCGGAGGTGAGCCGGGGGCTCGGCGAGGCGATGGTCGGCAGGGAGATGAGCGAGCTTCTCGAAGGGGAGCGTCTGGCGACGCGTGGCTGGTAA
- the pdxT gene encoding pyridoxal 5'-phosphate synthase glutaminase subunit PdxT → MAGKEAERDGRRIGVLALQGDVREHLQMLREIGVEAVEVRKPEDLRGLAGVIVPGGESTTIGKMMAEGGLLDAIRSFFYGGGGVWGTCAGMVLAASATTGPSQPLLGLMNALVERNGFGRQVRSFERDLEVKGFDRPFRGVFIRAPFFEDVGPGVEVLSEVDGKVVAARAENVLVTAFHPELTDDTRFHEYFLKEVCKR, encoded by the coding sequence GTGGCTGGTAAGGAAGCGGAGAGAGACGGCAGGCGGATAGGGGTGCTCGCGCTGCAGGGGGATGTACGTGAGCACCTCCAGATGCTGCGCGAGATAGGCGTCGAGGCCGTGGAGGTCAGAAAGCCGGAAGACCTCCGGGGGCTCGCGGGCGTGATCGTGCCGGGTGGGGAGTCCACGACCATTGGCAAGATGATGGCCGAGGGTGGGCTCCTCGACGCCATAAGGAGCTTCTTCTACGGCGGCGGCGGCGTCTGGGGAACCTGCGCGGGGATGGTCCTCGCGGCTTCGGCCACCACCGGTCCTTCGCAGCCGCTGCTCGGGTTGATGAACGCGCTGGTCGAGCGCAACGGCTTCGGGCGGCAGGTCAGGTCTTTCGAGCGGGATCTCGAGGTGAAGGGGTTCGATCGTCCGTTCAGGGGGGTCTTCATCCGGGCCCCGTTCTTCGAAGATGTAGGGCCCGGGGTGGAGGTGCTCTCCGAGGTGGATGGCAAGGTGGTCGCCGCCCGCGCAGAGAACGTGCTGGTGACCGCGTTCCACCCGGAGCTCACCGACGACACCCGCTTCCACGAGTACTTCTTGAAGGAGGTCTGCAAGAGATGA
- a CDS encoding YebC/PmpR family DNA-binding transcriptional regulator, producing the protein MSGHSKWSTIKRKKGAQDAKRGALFGKLSRAITVAAREGGGDPGANPALALAVQKAKDANMPNDNIQRAIDKGTGAGSEAEAYERITYEGYAPGGVAVLVEVLTDNRNRAASDVRYIFSKHGGKLGTTGSVSYLFERKGVILVPRESVDEDRLMEAALEVGAEDVEVQENDYRILTTPEDFARVRDGLREAGIEIEDAQLTMEPQNTVPLDPSTARQTLRLIDALEENDDVQEVHANFDISDEVMAEVAG; encoded by the coding sequence ATGAGCGGTCATTCCAAATGGTCTACGATCAAGCGCAAGAAGGGTGCCCAGGATGCCAAGCGCGGGGCGCTCTTCGGGAAGCTCTCGCGAGCCATAACCGTGGCGGCCCGGGAGGGAGGAGGGGATCCGGGTGCGAACCCGGCGCTCGCCCTGGCGGTGCAGAAGGCGAAGGACGCCAACATGCCCAACGACAACATACAACGGGCCATAGACAAGGGGACGGGCGCCGGCTCCGAGGCGGAAGCCTACGAGAGGATCACCTACGAGGGCTACGCGCCGGGCGGTGTGGCGGTGCTGGTGGAGGTGCTCACCGACAACCGCAACCGGGCGGCCTCGGACGTACGATACATCTTCTCCAAGCACGGCGGGAAGCTCGGGACCACCGGGTCGGTGTCGTACCTGTTCGAGCGCAAGGGCGTGATCCTGGTCCCCAGAGAATCTGTGGACGAGGACCGGCTGATGGAGGCGGCGCTCGAAGTTGGGGCCGAGGACGTCGAGGTGCAGGAGAACGACTACAGGATACTCACCACCCCGGAAGATTTCGCCCGGGTGCGGGACGGTCTGCGCGAGGCCGGGATAGAGATAGAGGACGCGCAGCTCACGATGGAGCCGCAGAACACGGTGCCGCTCGATCCCTCGACCGCCCGCCAGACCCTGCGCCTGATCGACGCACTCGAGGAGAACGACGACGTGCAGGAGGTCCACGCCAACTTCGACATCTCCGACGAGGTGATGGCCGAAGTGGCGGGCTGA
- the ruvC gene encoding crossover junction endodeoxyribonuclease RuvC, translating into MGHDIQRGRVILGVDPGTATTGWGVIRQNGNRIRYVQHGAITTPSEWEMPRRLNRLFEGVSELIKGYRPDAVAVEELFFNTNVTTAITVGQARGVVLLACHRAGVGLYEYTPLQVKQTITSYGRADKRQVQEMVRTLLNLREIPRPDDAADGLAIALCHAFTSRMSGRIEAAR; encoded by the coding sequence TTGGGCCACGACATCCAAAGGGGGCGAGTCATACTCGGCGTGGACCCCGGCACCGCGACGACGGGCTGGGGGGTGATACGCCAGAACGGCAACCGCATCCGCTACGTGCAGCACGGAGCGATCACCACCCCATCCGAATGGGAGATGCCCCGGCGCCTGAACCGGCTCTTCGAAGGGGTATCTGAACTCATAAAGGGCTACCGCCCCGATGCGGTGGCGGTGGAGGAGCTCTTCTTCAACACCAACGTGACGACCGCCATCACCGTCGGTCAGGCACGGGGCGTGGTATTGCTGGCGTGCCACCGTGCCGGGGTAGGGCTCTACGAATACACCCCGCTGCAGGTCAAACAGACGATCACCTCCTACGGCCGGGCGGACAAGCGGCAGGTGCAGGAAATGGTCAGGACCCTGCTGAACCTGCGCGAGATCCCGCGCCCGGACGACGCGGCGGATGGGCTCGCCATAGCCCTCTGCCACGCGTTCACCTCGAGGATGTCTGGTAGGATCGAGGCTGCCCGCTAA
- a CDS encoding ABC transporter permease — translation MAVSVKPAGRASWVTSFRVLTWRAVATTWRVPSAWIPGTAIALFFLFVYNGSLSKLVDIPGFGTDNYLGFILPVAIVSAAVGGAGSSGQSIVRDLENGYFDKLLLTPASRAAIVLGPMLAGALQLALQVVLLIIVGKLLGLHSATGPGGYAVVLILALFWGLAFAGYSVGVALRSGNGQAAQAATFVFFPLIFLSTTFVPKDLLGAGWIKFAATINPTTYVFEGMRSVLLDGWQTIPLVQGFGAVVIFATLTWVFAARSAIAATRRG, via the coding sequence ATGGCAGTATCGGTCAAGCCGGCTGGCAGAGCCTCGTGGGTTACCTCTTTCAGGGTTCTGACCTGGAGAGCCGTGGCGACTACCTGGCGGGTACCTTCGGCCTGGATCCCGGGCACCGCGATAGCCCTGTTCTTTCTTTTCGTGTACAACGGTTCGCTCAGCAAGCTCGTCGACATCCCCGGATTTGGCACCGACAACTACCTGGGGTTCATCCTGCCGGTCGCGATCGTCTCGGCTGCCGTCGGTGGGGCCGGGAGCTCGGGCCAGTCCATCGTGCGCGACCTCGAGAACGGTTACTTCGACAAGCTGCTGCTGACACCGGCGAGCCGGGCGGCCATAGTCCTCGGTCCGATGCTCGCCGGCGCCCTGCAGCTCGCTCTGCAGGTAGTGCTCCTCATCATAGTCGGCAAGCTTTTGGGCCTGCATTCCGCCACGGGCCCGGGTGGCTACGCGGTGGTCCTGATACTCGCGCTCTTCTGGGGTCTGGCTTTCGCCGGCTACTCGGTCGGGGTGGCACTCCGGAGCGGCAACGGTCAGGCCGCGCAGGCGGCGACGTTCGTGTTCTTCCCGCTCATCTTCCTCTCGACCACCTTCGTCCCCAAAGACCTGCTCGGAGCCGGCTGGATCAAGTTCGCCGCCACCATAAACCCGACGACCTACGTCTTCGAGGGGATGCGCTCTGTGCTGCTCGACGGCTGGCAGACGATACCTCTCGTACAGGGATTCGGCGCGGTGGTGATCTTCGCCACGCTGACCTGGGTATTCGCCGCCCGTAGCGCGATCGCCGCTACCCGCCGCGGTTAG
- a CDS encoding DUF4162 domain-containing protein — translation MLLSTQYLEEADQLAGRLSIIDHGRIVAEGTPNELKEQIGGQAVTLEFEDEATTQRASSTISRFGEVRGEDGRLTLYLPEAATAIPEIVRALDGAGAPPARINLSEPSLDDVFLQVTGERLTSGQEQEELADQHEERRR, via the coding sequence GTGCTGCTCAGCACCCAGTACCTGGAGGAAGCCGACCAGCTCGCAGGAAGGCTCTCGATAATAGACCATGGCCGGATCGTCGCCGAGGGGACCCCGAACGAGCTCAAGGAGCAGATCGGAGGGCAGGCCGTCACGCTGGAGTTCGAGGATGAAGCGACCACCCAGAGGGCTTCCAGCACGATCTCCCGATTCGGGGAGGTACGCGGAGAGGACGGGCGTCTCACCCTCTACCTGCCCGAGGCCGCTACCGCCATCCCGGAGATAGTGCGGGCCCTCGACGGCGCGGGAGCACCTCCGGCGAGGATAAACCTCTCGGAGCCCTCCCTCGACGACGTGTTCCTTCAGGTCACCGGCGAGCGTCTCACCTCCGGGCAGGAGCAGGAAGAACTCGCGGATCAGCACGAGGAGAGAAGGAGGTAG
- a CDS encoding ABC transporter ATP-binding protein — protein sequence MASSIVVEDLVRKYGAFAAVDGISFRVEEGEIFGFLGPNGAGKSTTIKILTTLLLPTSGKVEVAGHDVVKEPGAVRMEVGVALQEIGVDPLLTGRELLEVQARLFGMPKRRARQRADELLSLVGLEEAAGRRTGSYSGGMRRKLDLALALVHGPGILVLDEPPPASTR from the coding sequence GTGGCGAGCAGCATAGTGGTCGAGGATCTGGTACGCAAATACGGCGCCTTTGCGGCGGTAGACGGAATCAGCTTTCGGGTAGAGGAGGGAGAGATCTTCGGCTTTCTCGGTCCCAACGGGGCGGGGAAGTCCACCACGATAAAGATTCTCACCACGCTGCTCTTGCCCACCTCCGGGAAGGTCGAGGTTGCCGGGCACGATGTGGTAAAGGAGCCCGGTGCCGTAAGGATGGAGGTGGGGGTGGCGTTGCAGGAGATCGGTGTGGATCCGCTGCTCACCGGGCGGGAGCTGCTCGAGGTGCAGGCGCGCCTCTTTGGGATGCCGAAGCGCCGGGCACGACAGAGGGCCGACGAGTTGCTTTCGCTCGTCGGGCTCGAAGAGGCGGCCGGGCGGCGCACCGGCAGTTACTCGGGGGGCATGCGCCGCAAGCTCGACCTGGCCCTCGCGCTCGTACACGGCCCTGGGATACTCGTCCTCGACGAGCCACCACCGGCCTCGACCCGGTGA
- the ruvA gene encoding Holliday junction branch migration protein RuvA has translation MIERLRGRLIERDDSGVVVEVGGVGYRVLVSRSSLRELPELGEECVLYTRMVVREDAITLFGFAGSDERGAFDALTSVSKVGPKLALAVLSALSPEELAEAVARGDVIRLSSVPGLGKKTAERLVLELRGREFAACGATVDGGVNSGGHQGPFMEAREALVGLGYTLEEAEEALSGVPQQDTVEGYVREALRRIGSRR, from the coding sequence ATGATCGAAAGGTTGAGGGGCAGGCTCATCGAGCGGGACGACTCGGGTGTCGTGGTCGAGGTTGGCGGTGTCGGCTACCGGGTGCTCGTCTCGCGTTCGTCGCTGCGGGAGCTTCCGGAGCTCGGGGAAGAGTGCGTGCTGTACACCCGGATGGTGGTGAGGGAGGATGCGATCACGCTGTTCGGGTTCGCGGGGTCGGACGAGAGAGGTGCCTTCGATGCGCTCACCTCGGTGAGCAAGGTGGGCCCGAAGCTCGCGCTCGCGGTGCTTTCGGCGCTCTCTCCGGAAGAACTGGCGGAGGCCGTTGCGAGGGGGGACGTGATCCGGCTGTCCAGCGTGCCGGGTCTCGGGAAGAAGACCGCCGAGCGGCTGGTCCTGGAGCTGCGCGGCAGAGAGTTTGCGGCGTGTGGTGCTACCGTGGATGGTGGTGTAAATTCCGGGGGGCACCAGGGGCCGTTCATGGAGGCGAGGGAGGCGCTCGTCGGGCTCGGGTACACGCTGGAGGAGGCCGAGGAGGCGCTCTCAGGGGTGCCGCAGCAGGATACGGTCGAAGGTTACGTGAGAGAGGCGCTAAGGCGGATAGGGAGCAGGCGCTAG
- the ruvB gene encoding Holliday junction branch migration DNA helicase RuvB, which produces MHGEGRERPLDPGEFPEDDEPTLRPRTLDEFIGQDELKENLRIFVEAARRRNEPLDHVLLAGPPGLGKTSLCYILAREMGVGIRITSGPTLERAGDIAAIITNLEEGDFLFIDEIHRLNRAVEEVLYPAMEEFAVDIVLGQGPSARTIRMDVPRFTLVGATTRTGLITSPLRDRFGFSSRLDYYSPEDLEKIVLRNARILGVPITGEGARQLARRSRGTPRVANRLLKRVRDYAEVVGDGRIDEKTARDALAMQGVDDLGLDRIDREYLRLIIEKFDGGPVGLGTLAVALGEARDTVEDVYEPYLLQSGLIQRTSRGRIATRRAYEHLGIPLPHRS; this is translated from the coding sequence GTGCACGGGGAAGGAAGAGAGCGGCCGCTCGACCCCGGGGAATTCCCGGAGGACGACGAGCCGACCCTGAGGCCGCGTACCCTGGACGAGTTCATCGGGCAGGACGAACTCAAGGAGAACCTGAGGATCTTCGTCGAGGCCGCCAGGCGGCGTAACGAGCCGCTCGACCACGTGCTCCTCGCCGGGCCCCCGGGGCTCGGCAAGACCTCGCTGTGCTACATCCTGGCGCGTGAGATGGGGGTCGGCATCCGGATAACCAGCGGTCCGACGCTCGAGCGGGCCGGGGACATCGCGGCGATCATCACCAACCTGGAGGAGGGCGACTTCCTGTTCATCGACGAGATCCACCGTCTCAACCGGGCGGTGGAGGAGGTGCTCTACCCGGCGATGGAGGAGTTCGCGGTGGACATCGTGCTCGGGCAGGGACCCTCGGCGCGTACGATAAGGATGGACGTGCCGCGCTTCACGCTCGTCGGGGCGACGACGAGGACGGGGCTCATCACCTCGCCCCTGCGCGACCGTTTCGGCTTCTCCAGCCGGCTCGACTACTACTCGCCGGAGGATCTGGAGAAGATCGTGCTGCGCAACGCCAGGATACTCGGTGTCCCGATCACCGGGGAGGGGGCGCGCCAGCTCGCCCGGCGCAGCCGCGGGACCCCGCGGGTGGCGAACCGGCTGCTCAAGCGGGTGCGCGACTACGCCGAGGTCGTCGGCGACGGCAGGATCGACGAGAAGACCGCCCGTGACGCGCTGGCGATGCAGGGGGTGGACGACCTCGGGCTCGACCGCATCGACCGCGAGTACCTCAGGCTCATCATCGAGAAGTTTGACGGCGGGCCGGTCGGGCTCGGGACGCTCGCGGTGGCTCTGGGAGAAGCGCGGGACACGGTGGAGGACGTCTACGAGCCGTACCTGCTGCAGAGCGGGCTCATCCAGCGTACCAGCCGCGGACGCATCGCCACCCGCCGGGCCTACGAGCACCTGGGGATCCCGCTGCCGCATCGGAGCTAG
- the ilvD gene encoding dihydroxy-acid dehydratase, with protein MQTDTRRRSRILYDGPSRAAARSFLKGIGYTDEDLSKPIIGVAHSWTETMPCNFHHRRLAERIKEGIRQAGGTPMEFNTIAISDGITMGTEGMKTSLVSREVIADSIELLGRGHMFDALVVLVGCDKTIPAAAMALVRLDIPSFVIYGGSIAPGRFRGRDVTIQDVFEAVGAHAAGKISDEDLRELEGSACPGAGACGGQYTANTMALALEILGLSPLGSASPPALDARKDEICHEAGSLLMRLLERDLTPKDILTRASFENAIATVAATGGSTNAVLHLLAIAREAGVPLDIDDFDRVSERTPIIADLKPGGRYTAVDMDRAGGSRLLGKRLLDAGLIDGSCLNATGRTLAEEVGEARETEGQDVIVPVEKPLKKTGGFVILHGNLAPEGCVLKVAGHERMLHTGPARVFDSEEDAMRAVTAGEIRENDVVVIRYEGPKGGPGMREMLGVTAALVGEGLGDSVALLTDGRFSGATHGLMAAHIAPEAAQGGPIAALREGDTITIDVANRTLNMDVSEEEIRSRMARWREPEPRYKTGVLAKYAALVASASEGAITRPR; from the coding sequence ATGCAGACCGACACCCGCCGTAGAAGCCGCATCCTCTACGATGGTCCCTCGCGCGCCGCCGCCCGCTCCTTCCTGAAGGGCATAGGCTACACCGACGAAGATCTCAGCAAACCGATCATAGGCGTGGCACACTCCTGGACGGAGACGATGCCCTGCAACTTCCACCACCGTCGCCTCGCCGAACGCATAAAGGAAGGTATCCGCCAGGCGGGCGGAACTCCGATGGAGTTCAACACCATCGCCATATCCGATGGCATAACTATGGGCACCGAGGGCATGAAAACCTCGCTCGTCTCCCGCGAGGTGATAGCCGACTCGATAGAACTGCTCGGGCGCGGACACATGTTCGACGCCCTCGTCGTCCTGGTCGGCTGCGACAAGACCATACCGGCCGCCGCGATGGCGCTCGTGCGCCTCGACATCCCTTCCTTCGTCATCTACGGCGGCTCGATAGCCCCGGGCCGCTTCCGGGGGCGCGACGTCACGATCCAGGACGTCTTCGAAGCCGTCGGGGCGCACGCCGCAGGAAAGATCTCCGATGAAGACCTGCGGGAGCTGGAGGGCTCGGCCTGCCCCGGCGCGGGCGCCTGCGGCGGCCAGTACACCGCGAACACGATGGCCCTCGCCCTCGAAATCCTCGGGCTCTCTCCGCTCGGCTCGGCGAGCCCTCCAGCCCTCGATGCCCGCAAGGACGAGATCTGCCACGAGGCTGGCTCCCTCCTCATGCGGCTCCTCGAGCGCGACCTCACCCCCAAAGACATCCTGACCCGCGCCTCGTTCGAGAACGCGATCGCCACGGTCGCCGCCACTGGCGGCTCGACCAACGCCGTGTTGCACCTGCTCGCCATAGCCCGTGAGGCTGGCGTCCCGCTCGACATAGACGACTTCGACCGGGTGAGCGAACGCACTCCCATCATCGCAGACCTCAAGCCCGGGGGGCGCTACACCGCGGTCGATATGGACCGGGCCGGCGGGAGCCGCCTGCTCGGCAAACGCCTCCTCGACGCCGGACTCATAGACGGCTCCTGCCTCAATGCCACCGGCCGCACCCTGGCAGAGGAGGTGGGAGAGGCCCGGGAGACGGAGGGGCAGGACGTGATCGTGCCTGTCGAGAAACCGCTGAAGAAGACTGGCGGCTTCGTCATCCTGCACGGCAACCTCGCCCCGGAAGGCTGCGTCCTGAAGGTCGCCGGTCACGAGCGGATGCTCCACACCGGCCCGGCGCGCGTCTTCGACTCCGAGGAGGACGCGATGCGCGCGGTGACGGCCGGGGAGATACGCGAGAACGACGTGGTCGTAATCCGCTACGAGGGCCCGAAGGGCGGCCCCGGGATGCGCGAGATGCTCGGCGTCACGGCGGCCCTCGTCGGCGAGGGCCTCGGTGACTCGGTTGCCCTGCTCACCGACGGCCGCTTCTCCGGCGCGACCCACGGCCTCATGGCCGCCCACATAGCCCCCGAGGCAGCCCAGGGCGGCCCCATCGCCGCCCTGAGAGAGGGGGACACCATCACGATAGACGTGGCGAACCGCACCCTCAACATGGACGTCTCCGAGGAGGAGATAAGGTCCCGGATGGCGCGGTGGCGCGAGCCCGAACCTCGCTACAAGACCGGCGTGCTGGCCAAGTACGCAGCGCTCGTCGCGTCCGCCTCGGAGGGGGCGATCACCCGTCCCCGCTGA
- a CDS encoding cation diffusion facilitator family transporter, whose protein sequence is MTERADRTSGSEPGTRKAVYAALAANVLIAASKLFAGSISGSAALLSEGVHSIADSANEVLLLIGLRTSSSRPDEEHPFGHEQDRFFWSFLVAVLIFFVGALFSFYTGLKAVLGGEGDRGSFLINYLVLLAAFVFEGSALAINSREFLHEARSEGRQPLEHFRLTRNTTMKVPLFEDAAALVGVVIAAAGISLTQITGRELFDGLASICIGLILAAVAWRLGADSHALLLGEAMVKEDRERALRIISSFPEVRDVLRLLTMHLGPDSVLLNAEIHVVDGLDTDAIEDLLERITQAVRSEVPEVTQTFIELHPGRSQNRPGPG, encoded by the coding sequence GTGACAGAAAGAGCAGACAGAACCTCCGGATCAGAGCCCGGAACCAGAAAAGCCGTCTACGCGGCACTGGCTGCCAACGTCCTGATCGCGGCGTCCAAGCTCTTCGCCGGGAGCATCTCGGGCAGCGCCGCCCTCCTCTCCGAGGGTGTCCATTCCATAGCGGACAGCGCCAACGAGGTGCTGCTCCTCATCGGGCTGCGCACCTCCAGCAGCCGCCCCGACGAAGAGCACCCCTTCGGCCACGAACAAGACCGATTCTTCTGGTCTTTCCTGGTGGCGGTGCTGATCTTCTTCGTCGGAGCACTCTTCTCGTTCTACACGGGTCTGAAAGCCGTGCTCGGCGGAGAGGGCGACCGGGGGTCCTTCCTGATCAACTACCTGGTCCTGCTCGCGGCGTTCGTCTTCGAGGGGAGTGCGCTTGCGATAAATAGCCGGGAGTTCCTGCACGAGGCCCGCAGCGAGGGACGCCAGCCGCTCGAACACTTCCGGCTCACCCGCAACACCACGATGAAGGTACCGCTCTTCGAGGACGCGGCGGCACTGGTCGGCGTCGTGATCGCCGCCGCGGGCATCTCCCTCACGCAGATCACCGGGCGCGAGCTCTTCGACGGGCTCGCCTCCATCTGCATTGGCCTGATACTCGCCGCGGTGGCCTGGCGGCTCGGCGCAGACTCGCACGCGCTGCTCCTGGGCGAGGCCATGGTGAAGGAAGACCGCGAGAGGGCCCTCAGGATCATCTCCTCTTTCCCCGAGGTGCGCGATGTCCTGCGCCTGCTCACCATGCACCTGGGACCCGATTCGGTCCTGCTCAACGCCGAGATACACGTCGTGGACGGGCTCGATACCGACGCGATAGAGGACCTGCTGGAGAGGATCACGCAGGCCGTACGCAGCGAAGTCCCGGAGGTCACCCAGACCTTCATCGAGCTCCACCCCGGCCGCAGCCAGAACAGGCCGGGCCCGGGCTGA